A region of Coccinella septempunctata chromosome 5, icCocSept1.1, whole genome shotgun sequence DNA encodes the following proteins:
- the LOC123313098 gene encoding neuroglian-like isoform X1 yields MFPFVLIPVAGMLLMYIFSIFETHELGPPTGLKILGCKATCVHLGWTPRVFDDLLGKKVIIKIWNDIVRREYSVDADQISAWVPFIPNSKNSVSIAFASNTHEGEYSNVIQFRAPDRTDIANSSPQNFKVRQLGNSSVLLSWKKPEILIGWLKRYIIEYNQTTTGPKHIVKSFTSEDEEVSYKITDLKHGYYEFHLRTENSFGISNRSSASITLVHHISSPPKPPCFSWAVIETGETELDFEEACCSSEIVVINECRRFKKKVLKIQWHPNSSGNPGDRFLVRYRQKGQGKFMSTDVQEQQMYTVIDVLKKQQVYEVFVTSVDGRFSTDSGIQEVHII; encoded by the exons ATGTTCCCATTTGTTCTTATACCTGTTGCCGGCATGTTATTGATGTACATTTTCAGTATTTTTGAAACTCATG AACTGGGCCCACCAACTGGATTGAAGATTTTAGGATGCAAAGCTACCTGTGTACATCTTGGTTGGACTCCTAGAGTATTCGATGATCTATTGGGAAAAAAAGTTATTATAAAGATTTGGAATGATATTGTAAGGAGAGAATACAGCGTCGATGCCGATCAAATATCGGCATGGGTTCCCTTCATACCCAACTCAAAAAATTCAGTTTCGATTGCATTTGCTTCTAACACTCACGAAGGAGAATACAGCAATGTAATTCAGTTCAGAGCTCCAG ATAGAACAGATATAGCGAATTCTTCGCCACAAAATTTCAAGGTAAGACAGTTGGGAAACTCAAGTGTTCTCTTGTCTTGGAAGAAGCCAGAGATTCTCATCGGATGGCTAAAGAGATATATTATAGAGTACAATCAAACTACGACTGGTCCAAAACATATAGTTAAATCATTCACGTCTGAAGATGAAGAAGTGAGTTACAAAATAACGGATTTGAAACATGGATATTACGAATTTCATTTGCGAACTGAGAACTCTTTCGGCATCTCGAATAG gtctTCAGCTTCAATAACCTTAGTCCATCACATTTCTTCACCGCCAAAACCACCCTGTTTCAGTTGGGCAGTGATCGAAACTGGTGAAACTGAATTGGATTTCGAAGAGGCTTGTTGTTCTTCTGAAATAGTGGTTATCAACGAATGCAGGAGATTCAAAAAGAAAGTCCTCAAGATTCAGTGGCACCCAAACTCGAGTGGTAATCCAGGAGATCGATTCCTTGTTAGATACAGACAGAAAGGCCAGGGAAAATTTATGTCGACTGATGTCCAAGAACAACAAATGTATACTGTAATAGATGTTCTGAAAAAGCAACAAGTTTATGAGGTTTTTGTCACCTCAGTGGATGGAAGATTTTCCACCGACAGTGGTATTCAGGAGGTGCACATAATATAA
- the LOC123313098 gene encoding neuroglian-like isoform X2 produces the protein MIELGPPTGLKILGCKATCVHLGWTPRVFDDLLGKKVIIKIWNDIVRREYSVDADQISAWVPFIPNSKNSVSIAFASNTHEGEYSNVIQFRAPDRTDIANSSPQNFKVRQLGNSSVLLSWKKPEILIGWLKRYIIEYNQTTTGPKHIVKSFTSEDEEVSYKITDLKHGYYEFHLRTENSFGISNRSSASITLVHHISSPPKPPCFSWAVIETGETELDFEEACCSSEIVVINECRRFKKKVLKIQWHPNSSGNPGDRFLVRYRQKGQGKFMSTDVQEQQMYTVIDVLKKQQVYEVFVTSVDGRFSTDSGIQEVHII, from the exons ATG ATAGAACTGGGCCCACCAACTGGATTGAAGATTTTAGGATGCAAAGCTACCTGTGTACATCTTGGTTGGACTCCTAGAGTATTCGATGATCTATTGGGAAAAAAAGTTATTATAAAGATTTGGAATGATATTGTAAGGAGAGAATACAGCGTCGATGCCGATCAAATATCGGCATGGGTTCCCTTCATACCCAACTCAAAAAATTCAGTTTCGATTGCATTTGCTTCTAACACTCACGAAGGAGAATACAGCAATGTAATTCAGTTCAGAGCTCCAG ATAGAACAGATATAGCGAATTCTTCGCCACAAAATTTCAAGGTAAGACAGTTGGGAAACTCAAGTGTTCTCTTGTCTTGGAAGAAGCCAGAGATTCTCATCGGATGGCTAAAGAGATATATTATAGAGTACAATCAAACTACGACTGGTCCAAAACATATAGTTAAATCATTCACGTCTGAAGATGAAGAAGTGAGTTACAAAATAACGGATTTGAAACATGGATATTACGAATTTCATTTGCGAACTGAGAACTCTTTCGGCATCTCGAATAG gtctTCAGCTTCAATAACCTTAGTCCATCACATTTCTTCACCGCCAAAACCACCCTGTTTCAGTTGGGCAGTGATCGAAACTGGTGAAACTGAATTGGATTTCGAAGAGGCTTGTTGTTCTTCTGAAATAGTGGTTATCAACGAATGCAGGAGATTCAAAAAGAAAGTCCTCAAGATTCAGTGGCACCCAAACTCGAGTGGTAATCCAGGAGATCGATTCCTTGTTAGATACAGACAGAAAGGCCAGGGAAAATTTATGTCGACTGATGTCCAAGAACAACAAATGTATACTGTAATAGATGTTCTGAAAAAGCAACAAGTTTATGAGGTTTTTGTCACCTCAGTGGATGGAAGATTTTCCACCGACAGTGGTATTCAGGAGGTGCACATAATATAA
- the LOC123313097 gene encoding neuroglian-like: MSFICIVLSLLVYPCYGINNIRELVPKEAPQNLSIIEIHGKYLQVEWDPVPPESVRGTFRGYLVRIWNHASSQVYAVPPQVNRASIEFFPYSRNFVTVSVRNNKFIGPPSDAINFDAPQGAPNYPTLFEAHQIGNSSLLLQWNMPTQPNGILLGYKIYCTEVNSTYVNDATAFSFIVLDPLKFQTKISDLTPGATYKIGVAAINCVGESLTNYLDIQIYPHYPSQPSVPDFKYNINYVEIDTEEICIEPVDHFEKEDNEFYLTNMNNERSAKSSKRENPCYVTTRITWIPDIGKNPGSHFYVKYKMKGAPDYFVTDHEFRNDFMLLKHFDACQSYDIIVVSVDDEFETESKKVETPVMSFPPKINSI; the protein is encoded by the exons ATGTCTTTCATATGTATTGTTCTGAGCCTTCTGGTGTATCCTTGCTATGGTATTAATAATATAA GAGAACTTGTACCGAAAGAAGCCCCGCAGAACTTGAGTATCATCGAAATACACGGAAAATACCTACAGGTCGAATGGGATCCAGTACCGCCAGAATCAGTGAGGGGAACTTTCAGGGGTTACTTGGTGCGAATTTGGAACCATGCTTCCAGTCAAGTTTACGCTGTACCACCTCAGGTCAATAGAGCTAGTATAGAGTTCTTCCCTTACTCAAGAAATTTCGTAACTGTTTCTGTCAGAAATAATAAGTTCATAGGACCACCAAGCGATGCCATCAACTTTGACGCCCCACAAGGAG CTCCCAATTATCCCACACTTTTTGAGGCCCACCAAATAGGGAACAGTTCCCTCTTGCTGCAGTGGAATATGCCAACTCAACCAAACGGAATATTACTCGGATACAAAATCTACTGTACCGAAGTCAACTCAACTTACGTGAATGACGCAACAGCCTTTTCATTTATTGTTTTGGATCCACTTAAATTCCAGACGAAGATCTCCGATTTGACCCCAGGAGCTACATATAAAATTGGAGTTGCAGCCATAAACTGTGTAGGAGAAAGCTTGAC CAACTATCTCGATATTCAGATATAtcctcattatccttctcaaccTTCGGTACCAGATTTCAAGTACAACATAAATTACGTAGAAATAGATACTGAAGAGATATGTATCGAACCAGTTGACCACTTTGAGAAAGAAGATAACGAGTTCTACCTAACCAACATGAATAACGAGCGGTCTGCCAAATCTTCAAAACGAGAGAATCCTTGCTACGTGACAACGAGAATAACATGGATACCCGATATTGGAAAGAACCCAGGATCCCATTTCTAcgtgaaatataaaatgaaaggGGCTCCTGATTACTTCGTTACAGACCACGAATTTAGAAACGACTTCATGCTGCTAAAACATTTCGACGCTTGCCAAAGTTACGACATAATTGTCGTTTCTGTGGACGACGAGTTCGAAACAGAAAGTAAAAAAGTTGAAACTCCTGTCATGAGTTTTCCACCGAAGATAAATAGTATATAA